The proteins below are encoded in one region of Belonocnema kinseyi isolate 2016_QV_RU_SX_M_011 chromosome 1, B_treatae_v1, whole genome shotgun sequence:
- the LOC117174452 gene encoding mitotic spindle assembly checkpoint protein MAD2A: MTATQQKTKCITLKGSAELVKQYLTYGINSILYQRGIYPPETFEPLERFGIFFLMSVDDKIKTFLETVLGQVQEWLEQKKVHKITLVITNVNTKEVLEKWDFKVDYEDETANGTGNKEEHAIMSDVGNKDIATIQKEIREVIRQITGTVSFLPLLDCPCSFDILTYTVPDCGIPKEWDETQPVFIANSQEVQLRSFSTSLHKMDTIVSYKNT; encoded by the exons ATGACGGCCACTCAACAAAAAACGAAGTGTATCACACTGAAGGGGTCAGCGGAATTAGTGAAGCAATATTTAA CATACGGAATCAACAGTATTCTTTACCAACGCGGAATTTATCCTCCTGAAACATTCGAACCACTTGAACgctttggaattttctttttgatgTCAGTAGATGACAAGATCAAGACTTTTCTGGAGACGGTTCTCGGTCAAGTCCAAGAATGGCTCGAACAGAAAAAGGTTCACAAGATTACGTTGGTTATTACCAATGTTAATACCAAAGAAGTTCTCGAGAAGTGGGATTTTAAAGTGGACTATGAAGACGAAACTGCGAATGGAACAGGCAATAAGGAAGAACATGCTATTATGTCGGATGTTGGAAACAAAGATATCGCAACAATACAAAAAGAAATTCGGGAAGTCATTCGGCAAATCACAG GTACGGTGAGTTTCCTGCCTCTACTAGACTGCCCATGTTCCTTTGATATTTTAACTTACACCGTTCCGGACTGTGGAATTCCGAAAGAGTGGGATGAGACTCAGCCCGTTTTCATTGCCAATAGTCAGGAAGTTCAACTTAGATCATTCTCCACTTCCCTTCACAAAATGGATACCATCGTCAGCTACAAAAACACGTGA